TACGTGGCCGGCGCGTAGCTCAGCCCGATGGTGAAGCACAGCACGCTGGTACCAGCGCCGCCGGCCCCGATGCCAGCCAGCCGGACCCACTCATCGCGGCGAAAGCGCGGCGCTCGGCGGTACAGCACCAGGAAGAACGGGACGTGAAACGCCAGGACGCCCAGGCTGAAGCGCACCAGTGCAAGCTGGGCAGGCGGCACCTCGGCGACGACCATCTTCGAGATGACGGTGTTGCCCGACCAGATCAACACCACCACGAAGAGAAGCAGGTGCGGCACCCATCGACGCCGAGATTCTTCGGCCTGGGGGAACATGGCGACATTCTACGCCGGGACTGCCGGCCCCGGCGTGACGCGAACCGTGGCGGTGCGGGCCCTAGATCAGCGAGCGCGACTGTCCGCCGTCGACGTTGAGGCAGGCGCCCACCACAAGGCTGGCGGCGTCCGACACCAGAAACGTGACGGCGTTGGCAACCTCCTCCGGCCGCCCGAACCGCCCGAGCGGCAGCTCGTTCTTGACGAACTCGGCCATCCTCTCGGGCGTCTCGTCCACCCGCCGCTGCCAGGAGCCGCCCGGGAAGATGATCGAGCCGGGTGCGATGGCGTTGACGCGGATGCCGCGCGGCGCAAGCTGACGGGCCATCGACTTCGAGAGGGCGTTCTCGGCGGCCTTGACCACGTTGTAGGCCGGCCGGCCGCCCCACTCGCGCCCGAAGATCGACGAGATCATCACGATGGACCCGCTGCCCTGCCGCTCCATCCAAGGCACCACCAGCCGGCTGGCGCGCACGGCCGGCCAGAGCGTCAGGTCGAACGCGGCCGACCAGTCCTCGTCCGTGGTCTCGACGAAGCCATCCTTGCCGCCGCCGCCGACGTTGTTCACCAGGATATCGATCCGGCCGTACCGCTGGCCGACCTGCTCCACAAACGCCTCGACCTCGCCGTCAGCCGTGACGTCGACTGGCACGGCCAGCACCTCGCAGCCGAGCGCTCTGGCCTCGTCGGCCGTCTGGTTCAGGCGGTCCGCGCCGCGCGCGCAGAGCGCCAGCCGGCACCCCTCGGCGGCCAGCCCCAGCGCGATACTGCGACCGATTCCCCGACTCGCCCCGGTGACAGTCGCCACCTTACCTCGTAGTCCAAGCTCCACCGTCGTGCTCCTTGTTACGAGCGCCTGGTCGCGGGCGGCAGCGTGCGCTCAGGGCTTTCGCCAGGACACCCGTACCGACTGCGCCGGCGGCGTCTCATCGCGCTCGCCCGCCGCGTCATACTCCCAGAACTCTGGCCACATCCTCGGGTTACGGAGGAAGCGAATAATGGCGGGCGGCTCCTCGGCCGTCAGCGTGACCGTCAGGTCATCACCCGTCTGCGCCAGCGAGTAGGCCGACAGGAGGAACTTGGCGTACTGCACCTGTGCCTGGTCCGTGGCGAGCCAGCGGACGAAGGCCTCGTGGTCGTCGCGGCGGCCCTCCGCGACATGTCCGTGCCAGACACGCGTGCGCGCCATACGTCCTCCGAACGGTATCGTCCCGCGCTGCTTCCGACGATGCACACGGTAGCCAGTCAGCGGAAACGCTGCAACCGCGCGCCGGCTTCCCGGCCCGTCCGCACGACATGGCGATGCCGGCCGCCCCCAAATGGTCGTTCGACGCCGAGCGACGCCGATCCGGTACCGTTGCCCGCGGAGGGCACGGTCTGATGGTGGCGTTTCGGATCGGCGACGTACAGGTCGCCTCGCTGGACGACAGTGCGTACGCAGCAGTGCTCGAAGCGGCTGCCCAGGATGGCGGCGGGGCGCGCTACCCGATACTGTTCTCACTGCCGGGCGCCGCTGACGAGGTCGAGCCGCTGGCGGTGGTCGAGGAGCTGGCGCGGCTTGCGGGCACGCCGGCAGGGCAGCCAGTAGGCCTGCTGATCGCCACGCTCCGCGACGACCTGATGGAGGCCGTGACGGCTGCCGACGAGGGGTAACGTGACACTCGACACCGCACGCTTCATGCTGGACCCCTCGCGCGCCCAGCGGCGCGGCGATACTGGCGAGCGCGACCTCCTGGTCAACTTCCTCGAGTTTCAGCGGGACACCCTGCTCTGGAAGCTGAACAGCCTGACCCGCGAGCAACTGACGGCCACCCACACGCCCAGCGGGATGAGCCTGCTTGGCCTGCTCAAGCACCTGGCCTACGTCGAGCGGAGCTGGTTCCAGATCCGGTTGCTGGGTCGGCCACTGACAGTCCCCTGGCGCGCCGGCGACCCTGGCGGCGACTTCCGCATCGAGCCGAACGAGACGCCTGACGCGGTTCTCGCGTTCTACGTCCGCGAGGTCGAGGAGTCGCGGCGCATCCTGGCCGACGCGCCATCGCTCGACGCTCGTGCTGCGAAAGGGGGAGCCGCGGCACACGCTCCGCTGGATTCTCGTCCACATGATCGAGGAGACGGCCCGCCACTGCGGCCACGCCGACTTCATGCGCGAGTATACGGACGGTCAGACCGGCGAGTAGCCGCTACCCAGGCAGACGCGCCGGGCGGCCCCTGCGTGAGGGCGGATACGCCGCCAGCACCTCTGCTTCGAGCCGGTCCAGTACGCCGTCGATGATAGCCGCGCGGACGCGCGCGGTCAGGCCCAGGAAGAACGCAAGGTTGTGGGTCGCCGCCAGCGTGTAGGCCAGGAGTTCCTCGGCAGCGAACAGGTGCCGCAGGTACGCGCGCGTGAAGGTCGTGCAGGTCGGACAGACACAGGTCGGGTCGGGCGGGCCGTCGTCCTCGCGGTAGACGACGCGCTTGATGTCGAGTGGACCAGCCGCCGTCAGCAGTAAGCCATGCGCGGCGTAGCGCGTCGGCGCGGCTGACTCGAACGTGTCGATGCCGGCCCGCGCCGCCGCAAACAGGTCTGACGGATCGCCCAGGGCCGTCAGGTGGCGCGGCCGGTCTGAGGGCAGCGCGGCGATGGTGTCTCGAAGAGCTGTCTCCGTCGCCGCCAGTATGTCGGCTCCCGGCCCGCTCAGCGCGAAGCCGTCGAAGGGCAGCTCGGCCAGCTCCACGACAGCCTCGCAGTGCGCCTCGCCCCTGGCTCTTCCCGACACCGCCACGCTGGCGTAGAGGCCCTGGCCGGTTCGCTGGCGCGCCGCCAGGGTCCGCTCGGCCCAGCGGACGGCCCGCGCCGGCGAGACTGCCCGACGCCCCGAGCCAGCCGCCGCGAACTCGTCCGACAGCGCCACGAAGAGGTCGGCCCCACACTGCTCCTGGAGCTGCACAAACGTCTCGGGCGTCCAGCGGTGGGTCGAGCCGTCGAGGTGCGAGCGGAAGGTCACGCCGTCGTCGTCCACCTTGACGATCCGCCCCTGCGCTGCCGCCCGCTCCTGCGCCCGCCGCTGGGCGTACTGGTCTGGCGCTGGCCGGGGCCTGACCAGCAGGCCATCGTACCGTTCAAGGTCGCCGCCCAGACGCGCAAGCTGATAGCCGCCGTTATCGACGAAGATCGGCCCGGACCAGCCCGAGAAGGTGTGCAGGCCGCCGAGCGCCGACAGCTGATCCGCACCGGGCCGCATCACGAACTGGTACAGACTTACGGCTGTCGCCTGCGCGCCGAGACCGGCCACTTCGTCTGGCTGCAAACTTGCGACGACGCCCTGCCCGGCCGGAACGACGAACGCCGGCGTCTCCATCGCGCCGTGGGGCGTCTCCAGGCGACCGGCCCGTGCGCCCGAAGCCGGGTCCGTCGCCAGCACCGTGAACGAGATTGCGCTACGACTCTCGGCCATCGTCTCCCCGAATCCTCGGGCAGCACCGGCCGCGCCTCGGATCTCGCGAATGATACGGCCCGCCGAGGCCGCCCACGCGCCAGAACCGGCCGCCGGCTGCGATGCGCTATACTCGGAATCCGTCCGCGCGGGCACGAGCAGGTGCGCCCCGTTTCTGCTGGGCCACCCTCGCAGCCCCAGGGATCGCTGACCGGCCCTGGCCTTCGGGCCGATGGTGACGCCAGCGCCCCGGGCACATCTGATCCGCGAGCGGGCCTGGTGACCGATCCGCTGCTGTCTCTCATCATCCCGGCCTACAACGAGGAGTCTCGTCTGCCCGCCACCCTGGCGCGCATCAGCGACGCCCTCGAAGTCCGTGGCGAGCCGTACGAAGTGCTGGTCGTCGTCAACGGCAGTACGGACCGCACCGAGGACGTCGTCAAGGCCGCCGCCCAGCGCGACAGCAACATCAAGCTGATCGTGACGCCGCTGGCGGGCAAGGGCCGCGCCGTGCGAATCGGCGTGTCCGAGGCGCGCGGCGACCGGATCGTCTTCGCTGACGCCGACCTGAGTACTCCTATCGAAGAGGTGATCGGCCTGACCGATCGGCTCTCAGCACGGCACCAGGTCGTGATCGCCAGCCGCGAGGGGGCCGGCGCGCGCCGGGTGGGCGAGCCGTACACCCGCCACCTGATGGGCCGGGTCTTCAACCTGCTGGTGCAGGCGTTGGCCGTCCCCGGCATTCAGGACACCCAGTGCGGTTTCAAGGCGTTCACCCGCGCCTGCGCTCACGACGTGTTCAGCCGGCAGCGCGTCGTCGGCTTCGGATTCGACGTCGAGGTGCTGTATGTGGCCCGAATGCTCGGCTACGGCATCAAAGAGGTGCCGGTCACGTGGGAGTACGCCGCCAGCAGTCGGGTCGATCCGCTGCGCGACACGATTCGGATGTTCCGCGACGTGCTGCGGGTCCGCCTGAACGCGCTGCGCGGCGAGTACGCCTGACCGGCCTGTTCCCGGGTCCGCGCGAGCGATTCGGCCTCCCGGATCGTCTGAGCAGACCCTGCGCCTCAGCCGCCTCCCGTTTTCGAGTCAGCCTGCGTCAGACGATATACTCTCCAGCATGCCGGACACGATTCTCGTCTGCACTGCCTGGCCCTACGTCAACGGGTCGCTGCACGTCGGCCACCTGGCCGGCGTCTACGTGCCTGCCGATACCTTTGCTCGCTTCCAGCGCCTGCGCGGCAACCGGGTGCTGATGGTGTCCGGCAGCGACGAGCACGGCACGCCGATCACCGTGCGCGCCGAGCAGGACGGCGTGACGCCGAAGGAGATCGCCGACCGCTTCCACGAGGAGTTCCTCGGGTACTGGCGCGACCTCGGCATCAGCTACGACCTGTACACGCGGACCGGCACCGACACGCATCGCGAGGTCTCGCAGGACGAGCTGCTGCTGCTCGACGAGCGGGGCTACCTGTTCCAGGAGACCACCGAGGCGTTCTACGACGAGAAGGCCGCCCGCTTCCTGCCCGACCGCTACGTTGAGGGCACCTGCCCGAACTGCGGCTACGAGAAGGCGCGCGGCGACCAGTGCGACAACTGCGGCAAGCTGCTCGACCCGACGGACCTGATCGATCCGCGCAGCCGCTTCAGCGGGACGGCCCCGATTCGCCGCTCGACCACCCACTACTACATCGACCTGCCGAAGGTGAACGAGCCGCTGCTGGCCTGGGCCTCGAAGATGACCCACTGGCGGCCGAACGTCTACCGCTTCACCCGCAACTTCCTCGAAGGCGGCCTCCAGGCCCGCGCTATCACCCGCGATATGTCCTGGGGCGTGCCGGTGCCGTTCCCGGGCTACGAGGAGAAGCGCATCTACGTCTGGATCGAGGCCGTCACGGGCTACCTCTCGGCCAGCGTCGAGTGGGCACGCCTGAAGGGCGACGTGGACGCCTGGAAGCCGTGGTGGAAGGACGAGTCCACCCGCCAGTACTACTTCATCGGCAAGGACAACATCCCGTTCCACACGGTGATCTGGCCGGCCATCCTGATCGCTCGCGGCGACACGATCCTGCCCTACGACGTGCCCGCCAACGAGTACATGAACTTCGGCGGGCAGAAGGCGTCCAAGAGCGCCGGCATCGGCACGACCGTTCCGGCATTGCTGCAGGCGTTCGATCCGGACCCGATCCGCTACTACCTGACGGCGAACGCTCCGGAGAACAGCGACACGGACTTCTCTTCGGACGAGCTGATCCGGCGCAACAACGACGAGCTGGTGGCGACCTGGGGCAACCTCGTCCATCGGACGCTGACCTTCACGCAGCGGTACTTCGAGGGCAAGGTGCCCGGCGATGGCACGATTGACCCCGGCCTCAAGGCCGAGATCGAGGCGACCTTTGAGGCGGTCACAGCGAAGCTTGAGAGTGCTCGCTTCAAGGAGACCATCGGCGACGTGATGGCGCTGGCCCGCGTCGGGAACCGCTACTTCGACGAGCAGGCGCCCTGGAAGGTCGTCAAGGTGGACAAGGACGCGGCGGGGCAGACGGTCGGGTCGCTGCTGCACCTGATCAACGCCCTCAAAGTGTTGTTCGCGCCGTTCCTGCCGTTCACCTCGGCGAAGCTTCACGGGCTGCTCGGGCACGAGGACACGCTGGAGGCGCACGGCTGGCAGTGGGAGCTGTTACCGGTCGGTCAGGCGCTGCCCGCGCCGAGTCCCTTGTTCGTCAAGATCGACACGAGCAAGCTCGCCGAGGCGTGACCCGGAGCGCCCGCCTCGGCGCACGGGCGGCGTGGCTGCTGCTCGTCCCGATCTTGCTTGCGTACGGATATATCGCGGTCGGGTATGCGCGCGGCACGCCACGCTGGAACAACCCGGACGAGCCGGCCCACGTCAACGTCGTGCGGCAGATCGCCCGGACCGGGCAACTGCCCGTCCTCCAGCAGGGCGACTGGGACAGCGAGCTGCTGTCACGCCTGACGACGCACTGGTTCCCGAACGACTACGATGTCGACGGGATTCGCTACGAGGGACACCAGCCGCCGCTCTACTACCTGCTGGCCGCACCCGTGCACTGGTTGACGGCCGGCCAGCCGATCAACCGCCAGATCCTGGCACTCAGGCTCTTTTCGATCCTGATCGCGGCGGTGACGGTCGTGGCGGCGTTCGTCGTGGCGCGCGAGGCTGCCCCAACACGGCCGGCGCTCGCCGTCCTGACGGCCGCCACCGTCGCCTTCATCCCGATGAACACCGCGATCTCGGCGGCCGTCAACAACGATGCCCTGGCGAGCGCCCTGGCAGCCGTGGCGCTGGCCGCGCTGATGATCGGCCGGCGGCGGGGCTTCTCAGACCGGTGGGCCGTGGGGATTGGCGTCCTGATCGGGGCGCTGGTGCTGACCAAGCTGACCGTCTACGTGTACGTGCCGCTGATCCTGGGAACGCTGCTCCTGGCCGGGCGCACATCGTCCCCCGGCGATGCTGCAGGCACGGCTCGGCCTGCCGCCATCTCGTGGCTGCGGACGCTGCGCTGGCCGGCCATCGCCGTGGCTGTCTCCCTGCTGGTGGCCGGCTGGTGGGTCGTGCGGAACATGCTGGTCTACGGTCCGCTCGACCCGCTCGCCATGGCCCGCCACGACCAGATCGTCGTCGGGCAGCCACGCTGGACGAGCTACGACCTGGAGTCCCTTGACTTCTTCTTCCGGATCCTCTTCCGCAGCTTCTGGGGCATGTTCGGCTGGATGGGCGTCGTGCTGGACGACGGCTTCTACATCCTCTATCTCGTGCTGACGGTGCTCGGCATCGCGGGGGTAGAGATCGGCTGGCTGGCCCGAACGGCGCTCGGCGTCCGCCACAAGGGGCTGCTGATCGGGGCGGCGCTGCTGGTCTTCGGCGAGGTCGCCTATTACAACCTGACGTTCATCCAGCCGCAGGGCCGCTACCTGTTTCCGGCGCTGGTTCCGCTGGCGCTCTTTCTGTCGAGCGGCTGGACCGCGCTGGCCGACCGCGCCGTCAGTCCGCTCCCGGTGCGACTGCTCACGACGGCCGTCCTGGCCGGAGCCATCGCCTGGGCGCTGGGCGAGGCTCATGGCGCGCTGCGAGCCAGCGAGCTGTGGAGCGACAACGCCCTGATCGCGGCGGCATCGGTGGGCGCGCTGGCAGTCCTGCTGTTGCCTGAGCGCGCTCGACGCTGGCTGCCGGACGGCCTGCCGCTGATGCTGGCCCTGACGCTCGGCCTGCTGGACTACGCCGCCCTGGTCAAGTTCGTGGCGCCGGCGTTCCCGGTCCGGTAGCGCGGTCTGGAGGAAGTCGGTCGGGGCGTGAGCTTGTC
This genomic interval from Chloroflexota bacterium contains the following:
- a CDS encoding SDR family oxidoreductase; the encoded protein is MELGLRGKVATVTGASRGIGRSIALGLAAEGCRLALCARGADRLNQTADEARALGCEVLAVPVDVTADGEVEAFVEQVGQRYGRIDILVNNVGGGGKDGFVETTDEDWSAAFDLTLWPAVRASRLVVPWMERQGSGSIVMISSIFGREWGGRPAYNVVKAAENALSKSMARQLAPRGIRVNAIAPGSIIFPGGSWQRRVDETPERMAEFVKNELPLGRFGRPEEVANAVTFLVSDAASLVVGACLNVDGGQSRSLI
- a CDS encoding queuine tRNA-ribosyltransferase family protein: MAESRSAISFTVLATDPASGARAGRLETPHGAMETPAFVVPAGQGVVASLQPDEVAGLGAQATAVSLYQFVMRPGADQLSALGGLHTFSGWSGPIFVDNGGYQLARLGGDLERYDGLLVRPRPAPDQYAQRRAQERAAAQGRIVKVDDDGVTFRSHLDGSTHRWTPETFVQLQEQCGADLFVALSDEFAAAGSGRRAVSPARAVRWAERTLAARQRTGQGLYASVAVSGRARGEAHCEAVVELAELPFDGFALSGPGADILAATETALRDTIAALPSDRPRHLTALGDPSDLFAAARAGIDTFESAAPTRYAAHGLLLTAAGPLDIKRVVYREDDGPPDPTCVCPTCTTFTRAYLRHLFAAEELLAYTLAATHNLAFFLGLTARVRAAIIDGVLDRLEAEVLAAYPPSRRGRPARLPG
- a CDS encoding glycosyltransferase family 2 protein — its product is MVTDPLLSLIIPAYNEESRLPATLARISDALEVRGEPYEVLVVVNGSTDRTEDVVKAAAQRDSNIKLIVTPLAGKGRAVRIGVSEARGDRIVFADADLSTPIEEVIGLTDRLSARHQVVIASREGAGARRVGEPYTRHLMGRVFNLLVQALAVPGIQDTQCGFKAFTRACAHDVFSRQRVVGFGFDVEVLYVARMLGYGIKEVPVTWEYAASSRVDPLRDTIRMFRDVLRVRLNALRGEYA
- the metG gene encoding methionine--tRNA ligase, which encodes MPDTILVCTAWPYVNGSLHVGHLAGVYVPADTFARFQRLRGNRVLMVSGSDEHGTPITVRAEQDGVTPKEIADRFHEEFLGYWRDLGISYDLYTRTGTDTHREVSQDELLLLDERGYLFQETTEAFYDEKAARFLPDRYVEGTCPNCGYEKARGDQCDNCGKLLDPTDLIDPRSRFSGTAPIRRSTTHYYIDLPKVNEPLLAWASKMTHWRPNVYRFTRNFLEGGLQARAITRDMSWGVPVPFPGYEEKRIYVWIEAVTGYLSASVEWARLKGDVDAWKPWWKDESTRQYYFIGKDNIPFHTVIWPAILIARGDTILPYDVPANEYMNFGGQKASKSAGIGTTVPALLQAFDPDPIRYYLTANAPENSDTDFSSDELIRRNNDELVATWGNLVHRTLTFTQRYFEGKVPGDGTIDPGLKAEIEATFEAVTAKLESARFKETIGDVMALARVGNRYFDEQAPWKVVKVDKDAAGQTVGSLLHLINALKVLFAPFLPFTSAKLHGLLGHEDTLEAHGWQWELLPVGQALPAPSPLFVKIDTSKLAEA
- a CDS encoding glycosyltransferase family 39 protein, with amino-acid sequence MTRSARLGARAAWLLLVPILLAYGYIAVGYARGTPRWNNPDEPAHVNVVRQIARTGQLPVLQQGDWDSELLSRLTTHWFPNDYDVDGIRYEGHQPPLYYLLAAPVHWLTAGQPINRQILALRLFSILIAAVTVVAAFVVAREAAPTRPALAVLTAATVAFIPMNTAISAAVNNDALASALAAVALAALMIGRRRGFSDRWAVGIGVLIGALVLTKLTVYVYVPLILGTLLLAGRTSSPGDAAGTARPAAISWLRTLRWPAIAVAVSLLVAGWWVVRNMLVYGPLDPLAMARHDQIVVGQPRWTSYDLESLDFFFRILFRSFWGMFGWMGVVLDDGFYILYLVLTVLGIAGVEIGWLARTALGVRHKGLLIGAALLVFGEVAYYNLTFIQPQGRYLFPALVPLALFLSSGWTALADRAVSPLPVRLLTTAVLAGAIAWALGEAHGALRASELWSDNALIAAASVGALAVLLLPERARRWLPDGLPLMLALTLGLLDYAALVKFVAPAFPVR